The following are encoded together in the Bacillus sp. V2I10 genome:
- a CDS encoding DUF378 domain-containing protein translates to MSALQRIALVLTIIGAINWGLIGFFQFDLVAAIFGGQDSALSRIIYGLVGIAGLINLAILFKPAAEIARDEPKPEAR, encoded by the coding sequence ATGAGCGCATTACAACGCATTGCACTTGTACTTACTATTATCGGAGCGATAAACTGGGGTTTAATCGGCTTCTTTCAATTTGATCTAGTAGCTGCTATTTTCGGCGGCCAAGACTCTGCATTATCAAGAATTATCTACGGACTAGTTGGAATTGCCGGCCTTATCAACCTTGCAATTCTGTTCAAGCCGGCAGCTGAAATTGCTCGCGACGAGCCAAAACCAGAAGCACGATAA
- a CDS encoding glucose-6-phosphate isomerase, producing MTHVRFDYSKALSFFGEHELTYLRDFVKVAHHSIHEKTGAGSDYLGWVDLPSEYDKEEFARIQKSAEKIKSDSDVLLVVGIGGSYLGARAALEMLNHSFYNALSKEQRKTPQIIFVGNNISSTYMKDLMDLLDGKDFSINVISKSGTTTEPALAFRIFRKLLEEKYGKAAAKSRIYATTDKARGALKTLATEEGYESFIIPDDVGGRYSVLTAVGLLPIAAAGADIEEMMKGAAAAMADFATSELEDNAAYQYAAVRNALYNRGKTIEMLINYEPGLQYFAEWWKQLFGESEGKDQKGIFPASANFSTDLHSMGQYVQEGRRDLFETVLNIEKPRHELTIEAEENDLDGLNYLAGETVDFVNKKAFQGTMLAHTDGGVPNLIVNLPEMNEYTFGYLVYFFEKACAMSGYLLGVNPFDQPGVEAYKVNMFALLGKPGFEEVKAKLEKRLEE from the coding sequence ATGACACATGTTCGTTTTGATTATTCTAAAGCGTTGTCATTTTTTGGTGAACACGAACTTACATATTTGCGCGATTTCGTTAAAGTGGCGCATCATTCAATTCATGAAAAAACAGGTGCGGGAAGCGACTATTTAGGATGGGTTGATCTTCCGTCTGAGTATGATAAAGAAGAATTTGCACGCATTCAAAAAAGTGCTGAAAAAATTAAATCTGATTCAGATGTTCTTTTAGTTGTTGGAATTGGGGGTTCATACCTTGGGGCACGTGCTGCTCTTGAAATGCTGAATCATTCTTTCTACAATGCTCTTTCTAAAGAACAGCGCAAAACGCCTCAGATTATTTTTGTGGGCAACAATATCAGCTCGACCTATATGAAGGATTTAATGGATCTGCTTGATGGAAAAGATTTCTCTATCAATGTTATTTCCAAATCAGGAACAACAACTGAGCCTGCGCTTGCATTCCGTATTTTCCGCAAGCTGCTCGAAGAAAAATACGGCAAAGCTGCAGCTAAATCCCGTATTTACGCAACAACAGACAAAGCCCGCGGTGCATTAAAAACACTCGCGACTGAAGAAGGCTACGAATCATTTATTATTCCAGATGATGTCGGCGGACGTTACTCAGTTTTAACAGCTGTTGGCTTATTGCCGATTGCTGCTGCAGGAGCTGACATCGAGGAAATGATGAAAGGCGCGGCAGCCGCAATGGCGGATTTTGCAACTTCTGAGCTGGAAGATAATGCTGCATATCAATATGCTGCTGTCCGAAATGCTTTATATAACCGCGGTAAAACGATTGAAATGCTGATTAACTATGAGCCGGGTCTTCAATACTTTGCAGAGTGGTGGAAACAGCTGTTTGGCGAAAGTGAAGGAAAAGATCAAAAAGGCATTTTCCCTGCTTCAGCAAACTTCTCAACGGATCTTCATTCAATGGGACAATACGTTCAAGAAGGCCGCCGCGATTTATTTGAAACCGTGCTGAACATAGAGAAGCCTCGTCATGAATTAACGATTGAAGCAGAAGAAAATGATTTGGACGGCTTAAACTACTTAGCTGGTGAAACAGTTGATTTCGTCAATAAAAAAGCATTCCAGGGCACAATGCTTGCTCATACAGACGGCGGCGTTCCGAACTTAATCGTGAATCTTCCGGAAATGAACGAGTACACATTCGGATACCTTGTTTATTTCTTCGAAAAAGCATGTGCAATGAGCGGATATCTGCTGGGCGTCAATCCATTTGACCAGCCTGGTGTTGAAGCATATAAAGTAAACATGTTTGCTTTACTTGGGAAACCAGGTTTTGAAGAAGTGAAAGCGAAGCTTGAGAAACGCTTAGAGGAATAA
- a CDS encoding IS110 family transposase translates to MNYNQNKKIAQITSQTLIVGVDIAKYKHVARAQDFRGLEFGAPCHFENTKSHFNLFLGWIKHLMEQHGMDKVIIGMEPTGHYWLNLAHFLKEEEIKFVVVNPMHVKKSKELDDNSPTKNDVKDAKVIAQLVKDGRYAEPNIPQGVYAELRVARKIRDLLFVDLQAVQGQIHNWLDRYFPEFLTVFKDWEGKAALQLLKLNVLPHELEIVSEQEILIHLRKAVKRAVGLSKIQELKRVAKDSIGIREGSRMAKLELRTLLDKYELINEKFEELESDIDGLLERIPGVQQMLAITGIGKDTVAGFFSEVGNLSYYSHPRQIIKLAGLSLKENTSGKHKGHTKITKRGRKTLRALLFRVAMPLVAKNTAFKALHEYFTTRKNNPLKKMQSLIAICNKLIRILFTIGTKQCEFSEDRMLKDIPHMAPLLKAA, encoded by the coding sequence ATGAATTATAACCAAAATAAAAAGATTGCTCAAATAACTTCTCAAACACTAATTGTAGGTGTAGATATTGCGAAGTACAAGCATGTAGCTCGTGCTCAAGACTTTAGAGGCCTAGAGTTTGGTGCACCTTGTCATTTTGAAAATACCAAATCACATTTTAATCTTTTTTTAGGCTGGATAAAACATTTGATGGAACAACACGGCATGGATAAGGTGATTATTGGAATGGAGCCGACAGGTCATTATTGGCTCAACCTCGCTCATTTTCTTAAAGAAGAGGAGATAAAGTTTGTCGTGGTAAATCCTATGCATGTGAAGAAATCTAAAGAATTAGATGATAATTCTCCAACCAAAAATGATGTGAAGGACGCTAAAGTCATTGCACAGCTAGTCAAAGATGGGAGATATGCCGAACCTAATATTCCACAAGGAGTTTATGCAGAACTTCGTGTGGCAAGGAAAATACGCGATCTCTTATTTGTTGACTTACAAGCTGTGCAGGGGCAAATTCATAACTGGTTAGATCGATATTTCCCTGAATTCCTTACAGTGTTTAAGGATTGGGAAGGAAAAGCAGCACTACAATTATTAAAGTTAAACGTATTACCACATGAGTTAGAGATAGTCTCGGAACAAGAGATCCTCATTCACCTCAGAAAAGCTGTAAAACGTGCGGTTGGACTCAGTAAAATTCAAGAACTTAAACGAGTAGCCAAAGACTCTATCGGTATTCGTGAAGGTTCAAGGATGGCTAAATTAGAGCTTCGCACTTTACTAGACAAGTATGAGTTAATAAATGAAAAGTTCGAAGAACTAGAATCTGATATTGATGGACTCCTTGAACGGATACCAGGTGTTCAACAAATGTTGGCCATCACAGGAATCGGCAAGGACACTGTAGCTGGCTTCTTTTCTGAAGTAGGGAATTTAAGTTACTATTCTCACCCTCGACAAATCATCAAGTTAGCTGGGTTGAGTTTAAAGGAGAACACCTCTGGAAAGCACAAAGGGCATACGAAGATTACAAAGAGAGGCAGGAAGACACTAAGGGCTCTCCTCTTCCGAGTAGCGATGCCTTTAGTAGCTAAGAACACTGCTTTTAAAGCTTTACATGAGTATTTTACAACACGTAAAAATAATCCTCTAAAGAAAATGCAGTCTCTTATAGCGATATGTAATAAGCTGATACGTATTCTTTTTACGATTGGTACAAAACAATGTGAATTTAGTGAAGATAGAATGTTGAAGGATATTCCTCATATGGCTCCTTTACTGAAAGCAGCTTAG
- a CDS encoding cupredoxin domain-containing protein, with amino-acid sequence MSVKKWVTGLVVVLAIVVVVTTLGSFGVFAESSVVTQPMDTVKSIEVELNDDYFNPKVITIPNGTTTTLILKNKGKKEHTFTVEKLGIDAEVQPGKEKNITVKPKQPGTYELICRYHFQEGMVGKVIVK; translated from the coding sequence ATGTCTGTAAAAAAGTGGGTAACAGGATTGGTCGTTGTGCTTGCAATAGTTGTAGTTGTGACAACTCTAGGCTCATTCGGCGTATTTGCCGAATCCAGTGTTGTAACTCAGCCTATGGATACGGTGAAATCGATTGAGGTCGAGTTGAACGATGATTACTTTAATCCGAAAGTCATCACTATTCCGAATGGAACAACCACAACGTTGATATTGAAAAACAAAGGTAAGAAAGAGCACACCTTCACAGTGGAAAAGCTCGGAATTGACGCCGAGGTCCAGCCAGGTAAAGAAAAAAACATTACAGTGAAACCGAAACAGCCCGGTACATATGAACTGATATGTCGGTACCATTTCCAGGAAGGAATGGTTGGAAAAGTAATAGTCAAATAA
- the yugI gene encoding S1 domain-containing post-transcriptional regulator GSP13 encodes MSTKYETGSVHTGKVTGIQRYGAFVALDESTQGLVHISEIAHGFVKDINEQLKVGDEVQVKVLSVDEQAGKISLSIRATQEAPAQTEAPKKPKKRQATVKATPAYSNETPQGFNTLKEKLEEWIEQSKQTNK; translated from the coding sequence ATGAGCACAAAATACGAAACAGGTTCTGTTCACACGGGCAAAGTAACAGGAATCCAACGCTACGGAGCGTTTGTAGCATTAGATGAATCAACACAAGGTTTAGTTCACATTTCTGAAATCGCACACGGTTTTGTTAAAGATATCAACGAACAATTAAAAGTAGGCGACGAAGTTCAAGTGAAAGTTCTTTCAGTTGACGAGCAAGCTGGTAAAATCAGCCTTTCAATTCGTGCAACTCAAGAAGCTCCAGCACAAACTGAAGCTCCTAAAAAGCCTAAAAAGCGTCAAGCTACAGTGAAAGCAACTCCTGCTTATTCTAACGAAACTCCACAAGGTTTCAACACTCTTAAAGAAAAATTAGAAGAGTGGATCGAGCAATCTAAACAAACAAATAAATAA
- a CDS encoding iron-containing alcohol dehydrogenase has translation MENFTYHNPTKLIFGKDQLEQLKTEVPKYGKNVLLVYGGGSIKRNGLYDKVLAQLEEIGAIVFELAGVEPNPRLSTVKRGVNLSKSENIDFLLAVGGGSVIDCTKAIAAGAKYDGDAWDIVTKKHMPTEALPFGTVLTLAATGSEMNAGSVITNWETQEKYGWGSPLTFPKFSILDPVNTFTVPKDQTVYGMVDMMSHVFEQYFHHTKNTPLQDRFCEATLKTVIETAPKLMNDLENYELRETILYSGTIALNGSLQMGYRGDWATHNIEHAVSAVYDIPHAGGLAILFPNWMRHTLSENVDRFKQVAVRVFNVDPEGKSDRDIALEGIDKLSEFWSSLGAPSRLADYGITDEKIDLIADKAMSNGEFGNFKKLNKEDVLVILRASL, from the coding sequence GTGGAAAATTTTACATACCATAATCCTACTAAATTAATTTTTGGTAAAGATCAGCTTGAACAGCTAAAAACTGAGGTGCCTAAATACGGCAAAAATGTTCTCCTTGTTTACGGTGGCGGAAGCATTAAGCGTAATGGTTTATATGATAAAGTTCTTGCACAGCTTGAGGAAATTGGAGCTATTGTGTTCGAGCTTGCAGGGGTTGAGCCAAATCCAAGGTTATCGACTGTAAAGCGCGGCGTAAATCTTTCCAAAAGCGAAAATATTGACTTCCTTTTAGCTGTTGGCGGAGGAAGTGTTATTGACTGTACAAAAGCAATCGCTGCAGGAGCAAAGTATGACGGAGATGCTTGGGATATCGTTACAAAAAAACATATGCCGACAGAAGCTCTTCCGTTTGGAACAGTTCTGACATTAGCTGCAACTGGATCTGAAATGAATGCAGGTTCTGTTATCACTAACTGGGAAACACAAGAGAAGTACGGATGGGGAAGTCCTCTTACATTCCCGAAATTCTCTATTTTAGATCCTGTTAACACATTTACAGTTCCAAAGGACCAAACCGTGTATGGGATGGTTGACATGATGTCGCATGTGTTTGAACAATATTTCCACCATACGAAAAACACACCGCTGCAGGACCGTTTCTGTGAAGCTACTTTAAAGACAGTAATTGAAACAGCTCCTAAGCTGATGAATGACTTAGAAAATTATGAGCTTCGCGAAACCATCCTATATTCAGGCACAATTGCATTAAACGGATCTCTGCAAATGGGTTACCGCGGCGATTGGGCGACTCATAACATTGAGCATGCTGTATCAGCTGTGTATGACATTCCGCATGCAGGAGGTCTCGCAATCCTTTTCCCTAACTGGATGAGACATACGCTGTCTGAGAACGTTGACCGCTTCAAACAAGTTGCTGTACGAGTATTCAATGTAGATCCTGAAGGGAAATCAGATCGTGACATCGCATTAGAGGGCATCGATAAGCTAAGTGAATTCTGGAGCAGCTTAGGCGCACCGAGCCGCTTGGCTGATTACGGCATCACAGACGAGAAGATTGACCTGATTGCCGATAAAGCAATGTCTAACGGAGAATTCGGCAACTTTAAAAAGCTGAATAAAGAAGACGTTCTTGTGATTTTAAGAGCATCTCTATAA
- a CDS encoding sorbosone dehydrogenase family protein, with product MIKVKVGLRPIASKINLPTVLKTTILPGDSIERLFIATQVGEIFYIGNGVIRTFLDIRPRILKLGVSGGGYDERGLLGLAFHPNFFYNGLFYLHYSVAGTQGPGALPESFKPNPCDPRTLNLRWIKRETRYDHIDTIEEWILQSNGQPQKRRTLLNLRRPFSNHNGFNSLNFSPETGKLVLTTGDGGSGYDPFNLSQDDLEIAGKIIEIDVGKNTNINNPPIVTRFNELPTTIQETLMVMAKGVRNIPGISFQRFYNQYIKYAGNVGQDLVESIFSFVHYKPIPVTQLIQASFMNSEPDKEGFINFGWRGWEGVFPASIIRDCTENPTLDKKTIAYYNEAVTLSGSRLQPLTSYFHKDTRPDKFGGTALTGVQPYMGKRIPGLTGSVVFTDLARKESQPQVRGALAYTIVRPNGKQNDFSVIQTDYDFGSQSAYYVNLGTNLNHTRLYLGVYDSMKVTDFNQGTVFEIVP from the coding sequence TTGATAAAAGTTAAGGTTGGTTTACGGCCCATTGCAAGTAAGATAAATTTACCTACTGTTTTGAAAACAACTATACTTCCAGGTGACTCAATTGAAAGGTTATTTATTGCAACCCAGGTAGGAGAGATCTTTTACATAGGAAACGGAGTTATAAGGACTTTTTTAGATATTCGCCCGCGAATCCTAAAACTAGGTGTTTCTGGTGGCGGATATGATGAACGGGGATTGCTAGGGCTAGCGTTTCATCCAAATTTTTTTTATAACGGTCTGTTTTATCTTCATTATTCAGTAGCTGGAACACAAGGACCAGGTGCTCTTCCTGAATCTTTTAAGCCTAATCCGTGTGATCCTAGAACTTTAAACCTAAGGTGGATAAAAAGAGAAACTCGATATGATCATATTGATACAATTGAAGAATGGATTTTACAATCGAATGGTCAACCCCAAAAACGACGGACACTACTTAACTTGAGAAGACCATTTTCAAATCATAACGGGTTCAATAGTTTAAACTTTTCACCTGAAACAGGAAAACTTGTTTTAACAACCGGAGATGGTGGATCTGGCTATGATCCATTTAACTTAAGCCAGGACGATCTAGAAATCGCTGGTAAAATAATTGAAATTGATGTAGGTAAGAATACAAACATCAATAACCCACCCATTGTCACACGTTTTAATGAACTTCCCACAACTATTCAGGAAACGCTCATGGTAATGGCCAAAGGGGTTCGCAATATACCTGGAATTTCATTTCAAAGGTTTTATAATCAGTATATTAAATATGCGGGAAATGTCGGCCAGGATTTGGTAGAGTCGATTTTTTCATTCGTTCATTATAAACCAATACCGGTTACTCAGCTTATTCAAGCTTCTTTCATGAATTCTGAACCTGACAAAGAAGGATTTATTAACTTTGGCTGGCGAGGTTGGGAAGGTGTTTTTCCTGCTTCGATTATAAGAGACTGCACTGAAAATCCGACTTTGGATAAGAAAACAATTGCTTATTACAATGAAGCAGTAACACTTTCAGGGAGTCGTCTTCAGCCTTTAACTAGTTATTTTCATAAAGATACCAGACCCGATAAGTTTGGAGGAACTGCACTTACAGGAGTCCAGCCATATATGGGGAAAAGAATCCCTGGTTTAACAGGAAGCGTTGTATTTACCGATCTTGCCCGGAAAGAATCTCAACCTCAGGTTAGAGGGGCTTTAGCTTATACCATCGTAAGACCAAATGGTAAACAAAATGATTTTAGTGTGATACAAACCGATTATGATTTTGGGTCTCAGTCAGCCTATTATGTTAATTTGGGAACGAATCTGAATCACACCAGATTATATTTAGGGGTTTATGACTCTATGAAAGTGACTGATTTTAACCAAGGCACTGTTTTTGAAATAGTTCCATGA
- a CDS encoding DUF3231 family protein, with product MEHNPKLISSEVAALWSAYMQNSMSYCIIQHFANINEDTESTDIIQTALTNCNYVVNEIKQIFEKENHAIPIGFTQEDVNLKAGRVYSDLFALRYIKYVAAAGTAAAAALLEVLARNDVRAFFSKTSEIFMKLYNNACDILLKKGAFVRSPTIAPMEKAEYLQSESFLSGLIGKHRPLTAIELAHISKNTETNSIGRTFVAGFSQTAKSPEVRKYMERGTEIAAKHETMFRQILVEDGVPLPSTWDSNISQSIDAPFSDKLMMFQTNSLTAISVAGYGAAIGASLRKDLGGHYTRLVAEIVQYANDGVKLMIENRWMEQPPQNVDREALRNRTN from the coding sequence ATGGAGCATAACCCAAAACTAATATCTTCAGAAGTGGCAGCATTGTGGAGTGCTTATATGCAGAATTCAATGTCTTATTGTATTATTCAGCATTTTGCCAATATAAATGAAGATACTGAAAGTACAGACATTATTCAAACTGCTTTAACAAATTGTAATTATGTTGTAAATGAGATCAAACAAATCTTTGAAAAAGAAAATCACGCAATACCTATTGGATTTACACAAGAAGATGTAAACTTAAAAGCGGGTCGAGTATATTCAGACCTATTTGCCTTGCGTTATATTAAATATGTGGCTGCTGCTGGAACTGCAGCTGCAGCGGCTTTACTAGAAGTATTGGCAAGAAACGATGTAAGAGCATTTTTTTCGAAAACTTCCGAAATATTTATGAAACTTTACAATAATGCTTGTGATATTCTTCTAAAGAAAGGGGCATTTGTCCGTTCGCCTACTATTGCTCCAATGGAAAAAGCTGAATACCTTCAAAGTGAATCATTTCTATCAGGATTAATCGGCAAGCATCGTCCTTTAACCGCCATTGAATTAGCCCATATTTCTAAAAATACAGAAACAAACTCAATTGGTAGAACGTTTGTAGCTGGCTTTTCCCAAACTGCTAAATCACCAGAAGTTAGAAAATATATGGAGAGGGGTACGGAAATAGCCGCAAAGCATGAAACCATGTTTAGACAAATATTGGTGGAAGATGGAGTGCCATTACCAAGTACATGGGATTCGAATATTTCCCAGTCTATTGATGCCCCATTTTCTGATAAGTTAATGATGTTTCAAACCAATAGTTTAACTGCCATTAGCGTCGCTGGTTATGGGGCAGCTATTGGGGCGAGTCTTAGAAAAGATTTAGGTGGTCATTATACAAGACTAGTTGCTGAAATTGTGCAATATGCAAATGATGGCGTTAAATTGATGATTGAAAACAGGTGGATGGAACAGCCACCACAAAATGTGGATAGGGAAGCATTGAGGAATAGAACTAATTAA
- a CDS encoding NTTRR-F1 domain, translating into MENRVINGGFETGTFSPWVASNATITNQFSHSGSFAARLLGGNINSFIFQYVEANPTERFEFLGSLAKVGTLTSPPVSLTVAYYDSSFGFLGYGLITNIPSSRLPNVEDETWLEDL; encoded by the coding sequence ATTGAAAATCGAGTTATAAATGGTGGATTTGAAACAGGTACATTTTCACCATGGGTAGCTTCTAATGCCACTATTACGAATCAATTTTCTCATAGTGGTTCTTTTGCAGCACGTCTATTGGGAGGTAATATTAATAGCTTTATCTTTCAGTATGTCGAAGCAAATCCTACTGAGAGGTTTGAATTTCTAGGTTCATTAGCAAAAGTAGGCACTCTCACAAGTCCTCCAGTTTCCTTAACGGTCGCTTACTATGATTCATCTTTTGGGTTTTTAGGCTACGGTTTAATTACAAATATCCCTTCTAGCCGCTTACCTAACGTTGAAGATGAAACATGGTTAGAAGATCTATGA
- a CDS encoding DUF523 domain-containing protein, whose translation MILVSSCLAGLEVRYNGTHSLDNKISKLIEENKAITVCPELLGGFSTPREPAEIIGGNGEDVLDGNAKVVEKSGRDVTEQYIKGAYVTFNKAKEVNATIVVLKENSPSCGSSMIYNGEFIGKKIAGNGVTTALLKRNGLRVISEEQFSDNLVELI comes from the coding sequence ATGATATTAGTGAGTTCTTGTTTAGCAGGGTTAGAGGTAAGGTATAACGGTACGCATAGTCTAGATAACAAGATAAGTAAACTAATAGAAGAAAATAAAGCAATAACCGTTTGTCCCGAATTGCTTGGTGGTTTTTCAACACCAAGAGAACCTGCTGAGATAATAGGCGGCAACGGGGAAGATGTACTGGATGGGAATGCCAAAGTAGTCGAGAAATCAGGAAGAGACGTAACTGAACAGTACATAAAAGGAGCTTATGTAACTTTTAATAAAGCAAAAGAGGTTAATGCAACAATTGTTGTTCTTAAAGAGAATAGCCCATCCTGTGGAAGTTCAATGATTTACAATGGTGAATTTATAGGTAAGAAAATTGCTGGAAATGGAGTCACAACTGCTTTACTAAAAAGAAACGGATTACGAGTAATTTCAGAAGAACAGTTTTCGGATAATCTTGTTGAGTTAATCTAG
- a CDS encoding DinB family protein produces MNSIDLIILNFNEVRRRSIKVWTSIPAEKLNWKPDDKAMTCLEMIRHVLESEHYYHLAIKNRGSLSTFDSPFENLPYTSVEAELEFADLYRRQFLDTVKSFSEEDLDTIKIDRSESGYIRSLGDMLLRVAYHESVHTGQVLDYLRSAGIPRVRIWD; encoded by the coding sequence ATGAACTCAATTGATTTGATTATCTTAAATTTTAATGAAGTTAGAAGAAGGAGCATAAAGGTTTGGACCTCTATTCCCGCAGAAAAACTTAATTGGAAACCAGATGATAAAGCTATGACATGTTTAGAAATGATTAGACATGTTTTAGAAAGTGAACATTACTATCACTTGGCAATTAAAAACAGAGGGAGCCTCTCTACTTTTGATTCTCCCTTTGAAAACCTTCCATATACATCAGTAGAAGCAGAATTAGAGTTTGCAGACCTGTATAGAAGACAGTTCTTAGATACAGTTAAATCGTTTTCTGAAGAAGATTTAGATACCATAAAAATTGACAGATCCGAATCTGGATATATAAGAAGTCTGGGAGATATGCTGCTGCGTGTGGCCTATCATGAATCTGTCCACACTGGTCAGGTATTAGATTATCTAAGATCTGCAGGCATACCCAGAGTTCGAATTTGGGACTGA